The Planctomycetota bacterium region GAAGGGACATCGTGCCGAACGCACACATCGCTCACACGTCGCGCAATAATCCCGGCGCTGGCAGCTTGTAATACCCCTCGGCGCTGGGCAGCGTCAGCGGCATGGTGTCCCAGCCGGTAATCTGCTCGGGCATCAGCGTCTTGGTCGACTTGAAACCCTCGTCCCAGGTCACCGTTCGCCCGGTGTACGTCGCCATTCGGCCCAGAATGGCCGTCATCGTCGCCGCGGCTCCGCTCTCGGTCTCGTTGTGGGGCGTATTGTTGCGGATGGCCGCGAACAGCGCGTCGTGCTCCAACTGGTACGGGTTTTGATTGCTGGCCTCCTTGGCATTGCCCCGCGGACGCGGATAGCGCCACTCCTCGCCGCTCGATTGGATTTTCGCGCCGCTGACGTCGGCCGTGCCGCGGCTGCCGACGGCGAACTCGCCCACCAATGGCTCGCAGCCGGTGATCTGCCGGCAGAAGCTGAACATTTTGAGGCCGCTCGGGTACGTGTATTCCACCGAGTGGTGGTCAAAAATGTCGCCAAAGTCCTTGCCGGTTCGCATCTGCCGGCCCCCCATGCCAACGGCCGCGACCGGCGTGGCCCCCAGCAGCCAGTTGCAAACGTCCAGGTTGTGGACGTGCTGCTCGACGATGTGATCGCCGCTGAGCCAGTGGAAGAAGTACCAGTTGCGGACCTGGTATTCCATTTCGGTCAGGCCGTCGTGCGTGACCGGCGACTTGATCGTGCCGCCGTTCCAGTAGCAGCGCAGTCCCAGCACGTCGCCAATCGCGCCGTTGCGCAGCCGGTCAATCGTTTCGAGATACTTCGGCTCGTGGTGGCGTTGCAGGCCGACGCCGACCTTAAGCCCCTTCTCTTGGGCGACCTTGCCGGCGGCCAGCACTCGGCGCACGCCCGGCGCGTCGGCGGCGACGGGCTTTTCCATGAACACGTGTTTGCCGCGCTCGACGGCATATTCAAAGTGGGCCGGCCGGAAACCCGGCGGCCCGCACAAGATGGCGACGTCGGCGGCGTCGATGGCTTGCTTGTAGGCGTTGAGCCCGACGAATTGCCGGTCGGTGGCCACGTCGACCCGCTCGCCGATGGCTTGCGGCACCGACGTGCGGATCATCGTTCCACCATCGCGGAACGCCTTCAGGCACTGCTCGACCCGATCGGAAAATGCGTCGGCCACCGCCCACAGCTTCACCGGCCCGGCCGTCTGTAAAGCGTTGACGACCGCGCCGGTCCCGCGATTGCCACAGCCGATCAGTGCGACCTTGATCGTCTCGTCAGCGCCGGCATGGACCGGCCGCGCCAGCGAAGCGATCGACACGGCGGCGGCCGCGGTGGTCGCCCCCTGCAAGAACCGGCGGCGCGAAGGACCAGAACAACGGGGCGATAGTGCGGACATGCGTGCGGCTCCGGTGGGCGGGAAGTGGGGCGAGTGCGTACCGATCCTGAGCATAAGACGAACCGCGGGGCCGCACAAACTTCTTTCGCGTAACCATCGCAAAGCCCAGCATTTTACGGGCGATTCTTGCTCAGCGGCCGAAACCAAGACACCGATCAACGTCTTGTTCATTGGCAAGAGCCCCAAGGGGCTGCCGGGCAACTTCGCTGGCCTTGGTGAAGATCAGGCCCGCCGCCTGCAAGCTGTCGCCTGGCAAATGGCCCGGAAGTAGTTGACGGCCGCAGGATTGCTCCCCTCGCCCCTTGTGGGAGAGGGGTTGGGGGTGAGGGGTAAGCGGCTTTCACGGGATCCGCCCGCGCTGTTAATTCCTCCGGCGGCCTGCGGTTTCTCTCTTGGCAAGTAACGGGGGCCAAGGGAGGTCATCATGAGGCTGCCAGTCGTCGAAGGTCTGATCGAGCGGCGTATCCTGGTCAACTTTCGCGTCGACCCGGCGGTGCTCGCACGCCAGTTGCCGGCCCCCTTCCGGCCGAAGCTGGTCGCCGACCATGCACTCGCCGGCATCTGTTTGATCCGGTTGGGCGACGTGCGGCCGCGTGGGCTGCCGCGCGCGTTGGGCGTCTCGTCCGAGAACGCCGCCCACCGGATCGCCGTCCAGTGGGACGAGGACGGCGTTTATCGAGAAGGTGTCTTCGTGACCCGGCGCGACACCAATTCGCGATTCAATACCTGGGTCGGCGGCCGGCTGTTCCCCGGCGTTCATCATCACGCCAGAATCGCGAGCGAAGAAACGAGCGGCCGCTACCGCGTGAAACTCGACAGCGATGATCGGGCGGTGCGCTTGCTGGTCGACGCGCACGTCGCCAGCGAATGGCCCGGCCGATCGGTCTTTCCGACGCTCGCCGAGGCGTCGGCGTTCTTCGCCACCGGCTCGCTTGGCTACTCCCCGGCCCTCAGCCCGGGCGCGTTCGACGGCCTGGAGCTATCTTGCCGCACGTGGTCGATGACGCCATTGGTCGTGAACCGCATTGAGTCAAGCATATTTGCTGACAGCAATCGGTTTCCCACCGGCTCGGTCGAATTCGACTCTGCACTTCTGATGTGCAACATCCCGCACGAGTGGCGGCAGCGTCCCGTCATCACCAACACCCCGTCACTCCAAGGCGCTGCTGGCACCTGCTAGCTGCTGGCGCGAATTAATTCCGGTCAAGTATTCTTTGCCGCCTAGGCAAACTTTGCCGATTAGAGAATGGGGCTTTGTTCCGCCGGTCTCTCATTGCGCAGAATCGCCATGCAACGATGCAAGCACTTGTCGCTGGTCCTGGTTGCCCTCTTTTGCTCGGGCACGCTGGCCGCTGAGCCGTATCGCGGCCAACCGATCCGCTCGCGCCGCTCGGCCAAGCCGGTGCCAACTCGGGCCACGGCAGCGCGACCGGCCATGCCGCCGATCCCCGCGCCCGACGATTACGCCGACGAAGGAGATCAACAGCCCGCGATCTCGGAACCGTCGGCGGGCGATCGCTTCATCAAGTCGTGTCTCGACGCCGAGGCTACGGCCGCGCAGCGCCAGCCCAACTCGCGGCGTTCGCGCCCGACGTATTATCCGACCACTCCGGTCGCGTATGAAGAAGAGACGCCGCCCGCCACGCCGCTCGAAACGAGCGGTGATGTCCGTGACGAATACGATCCTTGCCCCGACTGCGGCCCCCAGGGAATCCGCTGCGGCGACTGTGATCGCTGGGTAGTCCAGGCCGACGCCATGTGGCTGCAAGCCACGTTCCATTCATCAACCTTGGCCTATACGCAAGACGGCACGGGCGCACAGGTCGACTCGCTGCGCGTCAATAGCCCGTTGAGCTATCAACCCAGCGTGCGGATTCGCATCGCTCGACAGATCAATTACCGGACCACGATCGAAGGCATCTTTTACGGCGCTCAACAGTGGTCGGCTAGCGGTGTGCTCACACCCGACCCGGGCGGCGCTAACAGCGTCTTCTCACGCTCCCTGCAAACGCCTGGTATTCTCGGCGGCCTGAGTGGGCCGGCCAGCTACAACTATGGCGCGAACTTTTACAACGCTGAATTGAACCAGCGTGTTGCCATCCACGACCGGTTGTGGACCGTCTCGATCCTCTCGGGCGTTCGCTATGTCCAGTGGAACGACCGGGCCAACCTGACGGCCGTTGACCCAGTGTTTGGCGGCGTCGAAAGCGTCAATGCCCGAGCGTACAACTACTCGATCGGCCCGCAACTTGGCTTGGGATTCTTCCGGCAATGGTCGCGGGTGCGATTCAATGCCGACTTCAAGGGAGCGATGCTGTTCGATTGGTACACGCTGCAACTCAGCAATACGAACTCGACGGGCCTTCAACCGGGCGGTATCCCGGCAATCAGGCCAATCAATGCCCACACACGCCAATCGGCCGTGTCGGGCGCTGTCGATTTGTTCGCCAACGCCACGTACCAGGTGACGTCAAACATCGCCGTCCGGGGCGGGTATCAGTTGCTCTACCTGCCCGGCATGGCGATGTCGCAAGAGCAGTTCGGCGGCTTCACTCGCCACGGCTCGCCATTCTTGCACGGCCCGGCCATCGGCCTGGAATGGCAACGGTGACGTTGACCGTTTGCGACCGTAATTACTTGGCTCATTGGCCTTGATATCGGGTGGCCCGGACAACTTGCTTGTCCGGGCGGCGCAGCCGCAAGAGGGCGAGAAACGACCTCGCCACCCTCATGCCGCTCGCGCGACACCGACAACAAGTTGTCGGTGCTACCTCTTATCTTGTACCGCTGGCGACATAGTACGATTTTGACTCGACGATCTTCACGTCGTCGAACCAGCGGGGCATCTGCTCGGCATACCAATCGGGCGTCTTGGTGACGACCCACACTCGGCCGCCGGAGCGCAACGACTCGTGTGCCGCGCGCAGGAAGTGCTCGGCAATCCGAAACGACGCATAGTACGGCGGATTGGCGAGCGCCATGTCGTACGCGCCCACCCCTTGGTACGGCCCGTGGGCGTTCAACTCGGCCGTGACGTTTGTCAATTGATTCCGCGCCGCGCCGCGCAACGTACACTCGACAGCCCGGGCGTTGGAGTCAACGGCGTGAACCGTGACGCCTGTCGCTCGCAGCGCCGCGGCCAGCGCCACCGTCCCCGAGCCGCAGCCAATGTCGATCACACGCTGCCCGGGCCGCACGTCCATCTGGGCCAGCAACTGCCGCGCGCCCGGATCAATCCGCCGGTGGGCAAAGACGCCCGGCCGGCTATACGCCCGGATTAAATGCCCGCGATCGCGAAAGGCAAACTCACACGCATGGTTCTTCAATTTCCTAAGCGGCCCGGACTTGGTCGCGACGTAGGCGGTCCCCAGCGGCAACTCGTGCCGGCGAACCGCGTCAAACCGTTTGCCCAGTTCTTCGCCAAGCCAACGGTCACGGCGATTGTCAGTCGAGGTCAGCAGTCGGCCTCCAACTGCAAGCCGTTCGTGGCCTTGCTGGATCAGCTCGCGTGCCAGGTCCGCCTCACCGCCCGAGGAGGTGGGGATCGCGACAACGTCGACTTCGCCGGTGGGGAAATCGGCGTTGCAGATGATCTTGAGTGCGCTGGCACCCGCCGCCGAGGTGTCTTGTACGACAGCCTCGCTGGCCAATGCTGCCCGATATTGGTCGAGAAACCAGCAGGTCACCTCGCGCCGGCCGGCGGCGGTGGCGGCCCGAGCCAACTGCGCACGTCCCAGCGAAGTACATAGCACCCGCTCCCCCGCAACGTCCGGCAGCAGTCCGATTAGCAACTGCTCCGACGCCAGGGCCGACAACTGCGCGGCCGATAATCCTGCTACTTCCTCGTCGAATTCGTCGGTCACCGCGATTGCATCCAACTCTGAACAGGTGCAGTAGCAACGGCCGGGACGCGAAGCCATAATTGCCCCAGTCGCGTCGCCCTTCTCTTCTATACCTGAATCGCACGATGTTCTCCACCGCTACGCTGCTGCTTCTCGTGATCGCCAACCCGTTGGCGGCCGGCGACCATTCGCGCACGTTGAAGGTGGGCGAGATCGAAGGGGGCGGCCACACCTGGCCCGGCAAGCCGCCGCGAATCAATTTCCTGGGGCCGACCACGGAAGACATCTCGGCCAACGGCCTGATGTGGGAGTTCTTCGAGCGGCATCCGATGAAGTGACGCTTGCCAGTTCGCCACGCGCTGCGCCGCGATTGGAACGCGCCACACGCTCACAAGAGCTACTCTAGCCGCGCCCTACCGCCCGTCGAAGACCATCGTTTCGGCTGGTGGCCTGGTGTCGATCGAGCGCTTCGCGTCGGGCACCGGCGCGTCGAGCGTGGCGTCCATGTCGGTTGGCAGCCCGGCCCACCAGGCTTCGGCGTCGGCGCGCGTCCAAGGTTTTGTCAGCCGGCACTGGGACAACAACTCGGCCAGTTCCTCGGCCGATTGGGGGCGGGCCTCCTTGTTCTTGGCCAGGCAGCGGTGAATCAATGCTTCGAGGTCCGGTGAAATCGGCCCCGGCGTGCGCGACGAAAGTGGCGGCGGCGCTTGAGTCAGATGTTGATGGCAGACCTCCATCACGTTTTTGCCGTCAAAGATGTTCTGGCCGCAGAGCAGAAAATAGCCGACCGCGCCAATCGCGTACAAATCGCTGCGAGCGTCAACCGCGTCAGGCGTGTTCACCGCCTCGGGAGACATGAAGTGGGGCGTCCCCACGAACGAATACGCCTTGGTCACCGCGGCGTCCCCCAGCGACGCGATCGTTTTCACCAACCCGAAGTCCAGCACCTTGAGCACGTCGAACTGTCGCCCGCGGCGATTCAACAGCAAGTTGGCGGGCTTGATGTCCCGATGGATCAGCCCGCAGGCGTGGGCCTCGGCCAATGAACCGCACAGTTGTCGAAGTATCTCGACGACGCGTCCCTCGGGCTGAGGGCCAAACTTGCGGACCAGCACGTCGAGCGGAATGCCGTCGAGGTACTCCATCACGTAATAGAACACCCCTTGCGCCGTGCGGCCGTAGTCGTAAATCGCAATCGTGTTCGGATGAGTCAGTTGGCTGGTCAACTGGACTTCGCGTTCAAAGCGGGCCAGCGCCTCGTCGGAGTTGACCTGCGGGTGCATCAGCTTGACGGCCGTCGGGCGGCGCAGCAGCGCGTGGCGCGCTTGGTAGACCGCCCCCATCGCTCCTTCGCCCAGTTTGCGCTCCAGGGTGTATTGGCCAAGCTGTTTGGTTTCGACCTCGGCCACGCGCAACGCCAGCCGCAACCGCGACGCCCAGAGCACGGCAATCAGCATCCCAAAGCCAGTCAACACCAACAGCGCGAAGACCACGCCGAAGGCGACCTGCACGTAGCGCAGCGGTTCGAAGGCTTCGGCGTAGTCAACCTGGGTAGCGACGCCAAAGTTGTAGGCGGGCAACCAGCGCCACGCGCCGATCACCGGCACGCCGCGATAATCGCGGCTGCCGTCGACATCGACACCATCCCGGCCCGCGGTCGCTTCGCTGGCAATATGCGTCAATGGTCGCTCGACGCCGACGGGCGTGCGCGCGCCGCTGGCCAAATCGACCAGCGGATCGCGCAGCCGCAACGTGAGAATCGACTGGGCGTCTTCATCGTCGGGCAACAAGCCAAGTTGCTTCAGTCGGCCATCGAACCGGCTCGACGACAGCAGCAGCCCATCACGATTGAACGCATAAGACTCGCCGCTGGCGCCGAACTGGGCGGTGTTGAGGATCTTGGTGAACTCGACCTCGGGAATGATTCGCATGCAGAGCGCGGCGATGACTTTGCCCGCTTCGTTCCTCACTGGCCCACAGGCGAACATCGTCGGCACCCCCGACCGCAAGCGGCCACGCCGATCGGGCAGAAACGCCGCGCTGGGAATCGGCTGGGACACGGTCGGCTCGCCGGCCAGGGCTTTGCGCAGCCAACCGACTTCGGGGTAAATATCGCTCATCGTCTTGCCGACCGTTTCGTCGTGCTTCGACGCGAGGACGCGGCCGGCGGGGTTCACGATGGTAAAGCCGTTGTGCCTGGCGGTGATACGGGGCGTGCCCAGCAACGTGCGCACGCGCGCCAACTCGGGCGCCTGCAACAGCTCGACGGTCGTGGCCTGTCGCTCGCCCAGGGCCAGCAGCCCCGCGATGTCCTCGACCAGTTCGCCGTTCTCGGCCAGTTCGGCGACGTTGTCGCTCTGCTCGCGCAGCCAGAAATCGAGCGCCGTCAGGTCAGCCTTGAGAATGGTGTTCAATTCTTCGGCCAGCTTGGCCTCGAGACTGTTCTCGACCGTCCGATAAAGCAGCCACCCCACCACGGCCAGCACCACGGCAGTCACTACGGGGCCAATCCAGGCTTGTTGTCGCAGTGTCCGCGCCGCCCCCTGCAGCGACGTCCCGCGGCTCAGCGAGCGCACCGAATGAGGCAGGATTTTGAACCGTGATTGGCTGGCTTCTTGATTCATTCGCGAGAACCCTAGCGCAGCGTGGCAATGCCCCGTTCGAGCTTAAAGAGCTGCTCGACCTCTTGATCGCTAAGCGGTCGATCGAACACCGCCAAGTCGTCCAGGTGGCCGACGTACGAGGCGCCAAGCACCAGGGCCACCTGGGCCGGATCCCAGCCCAAGGTCAGCTCCCAATTCTCGATTCGGCCTTGCGGCTTGCCGTCGAGGTACAGGCTGCCCGATGGCTTGTGGGCTTTGTCGTTGAGGTGCGAGATCGTGAACACCACGTGCGTCCAACGCTGGCGATCGAACGGCGCGTTGGCCACTTGGACCATCGGCCGCTTCTCGAACGGAATCTGGTCCCACTGCACGCCGGTCGGATTCCAGATGTGGACCAACGGACGAATGGCATAGCGGAAGAATCGCGGCGTTTCATCCTTGGACCACTCCAGGAAGATGAAGCCCTTTTTGCCGTCGTCACCGACGATCTGCACCGGATCGCAATAGCCGGGCTCCAGATCCTGGTCGGGCGTCAAGCGCAACCAGACCGAGACCGTGGCGTTCCAATTCGAGTCGTTGTAGCCCAGCATGCCGACGCCGCTGAACTGCGGACGCGTCGTCCCTTTCTTGGGAAAGGAAATCGCGCCGCCGAACTTTCCCGCGCCCGAGACGAGCTGTACCTCGTCACTGGGCGCTACGGGTACAAGCTGCTGCCCCTTCTTGACGACACAATGCGTGTCCCCGCGGCTAAAGTCGGCGTCGAACGACGAATCGAACGAGGCATGAAACGTCAGCGACCGTTTCAGCGCCTGGGGGGCCTGAGCCCAAGCGACCGCGGGTACGAGACAAGCCAAGACAGTCAGGATCGTTCGCATGGTGGGCACTCGCAGGAGGGAAGCAGGGCAGGAATCCAGCACGCCGGCCGTCACAATAACCGCCACCATAACGAGCTGGCGTCGCAACGCAATGCGGGAGTTGGAAAGTTAAAGAAGGCTCGCGGCTTTCCGAGCTTAGTGATCCCATTCACAAACGAACCAGAACAAGCGCCCCTGATTCGTGTCGGAAGCCTCGGCTTTGATCTGCCCTTGCTCCGCGCGAACGCTCCAGTACAGATGATCCTCGGCGCCATTGCCGTTGTTGGGTTCATTGACGGCCCAATTGACAACGTCGCGGCCGACCGATGAGCCATCCAGCCAGGCGAATTGGCCTTCGTTCTTGACGTCGCTGGCCCCCAGCCAGAAATCCAGTCGCTCGCCCAGGCCGGCTTGCTGGGCCTGTTGCAAGACAAACCGCGAAACAAATTGTCCCTCGGCGGCGGATTCCAAGCAGAGCATCGCGCCCCCCATCCGCTCGCACGCGGCGCGTGCCGTATCCCAGGTCACGGGCATGGCAAAGAACTTGTACCAGCGATCTCCGAACTTAATCGCATCCAGGGGATGTCGCTGCGAGAAACTGGCGTTGCTCAGCTTGCGCAGGTTGGCAAGCTGCACGCGGCGCTTGTCGATAATGTTCCGCGATGGTCCCGTCGCGTCTTCCACTGCCGACATGTACCAGCGGGCGGCTCGTTCCATGGTCAGCGCCTTGAGCGCTCCGGCGAGCTTCTCGCTGGCTTGCCACCACAGCTCGCCCAACTTGACCTTGGCGGCAGCCTCGACGGGACGTTCTTGCTCGGCCAACGCAATCTCACGCCAGGGTGTGTCG contains the following coding sequences:
- a CDS encoding methyltransferase, which translates into the protein MTDEFDEEVAGLSAAQLSALASEQLLIGLLPDVAGERVLCTSLGRAQLARAATAAGRREVTCWFLDQYRAALASEAVVQDTSAAGASALKIICNADFPTGEVDVVAIPTSSGGEADLARELIQQGHERLAVGGRLLTSTDNRRDRWLGEELGKRFDAVRRHELPLGTAYVATKSGPLRKLKNHACEFAFRDRGHLIRAYSRPGVFAHRRIDPGARQLLAQMDVRPGQRVIDIGCGSGTVALAAALRATGVTVHAVDSNARAVECTLRGAARNQLTNVTAELNAHGPYQGVGAYDMALANPPYYASFRIAEHFLRAAHESLRSGGRVWVVTKTPDWYAEQMPRWFDDVKIVESKSYYVASGTR
- a CDS encoding LamG domain-containing protein, with protein sequence MRTILTVLACLVPAVAWAQAPQALKRSLTFHASFDSSFDADFSRGDTHCVVKKGQQLVPVAPSDEVQLVSGAGKFGGAISFPKKGTTRPQFSGVGMLGYNDSNWNATVSVWLRLTPDQDLEPGYCDPVQIVGDDGKKGFIFLEWSKDETPRFFRYAIRPLVHIWNPTGVQWDQIPFEKRPMVQVANAPFDRQRWTHVVFTISHLNDKAHKPSGSLYLDGKPQGRIENWELTLGWDPAQVALVLGASYVGHLDDLAVFDRPLSDQEVEQLFKLERGIATLR
- a CDS encoding serine/threonine protein kinase — its product is MNQEASQSRFKILPHSVRSLSRGTSLQGAARTLRQQAWIGPVVTAVVLAVVGWLLYRTVENSLEAKLAEELNTILKADLTALDFWLREQSDNVAELAENGELVEDIAGLLALGERQATTVELLQAPELARVRTLLGTPRITARHNGFTIVNPAGRVLASKHDETVGKTMSDIYPEVGWLRKALAGEPTVSQPIPSAAFLPDRRGRLRSGVPTMFACGPVRNEAGKVIAALCMRIIPEVEFTKILNTAQFGASGESYAFNRDGLLLSSSRFDGRLKQLGLLPDDEDAQSILTLRLRDPLVDLASGARTPVGVERPLTHIASEATAGRDGVDVDGSRDYRGVPVIGAWRWLPAYNFGVATQVDYAEAFEPLRYVQVAFGVVFALLVLTGFGMLIAVLWASRLRLALRVAEVETKQLGQYTLERKLGEGAMGAVYQARHALLRRPTAVKLMHPQVNSDEALARFEREVQLTSQLTHPNTIAIYDYGRTAQGVFYYVMEYLDGIPLDVLVRKFGPQPEGRVVEILRQLCGSLAEAHACGLIHRDIKPANLLLNRRGRQFDVLKVLDFGLVKTIASLGDAAVTKAYSFVGTPHFMSPEAVNTPDAVDARSDLYAIGAVGYFLLCGQNIFDGKNVMEVCHQHLTQAPPPLSSRTPGPISPDLEALIHRCLAKNKEARPQSAEELAELLSQCRLTKPWTRADAEAWWAGLPTDMDATLDAPVPDAKRSIDTRPPAETMVFDGR
- a CDS encoding DUF2071 domain-containing protein, translating into MRLPVVEGLIERRILVNFRVDPAVLARQLPAPFRPKLVADHALAGICLIRLGDVRPRGLPRALGVSSENAAHRIAVQWDEDGVYREGVFVTRRDTNSRFNTWVGGRLFPGVHHHARIASEETSGRYRVKLDSDDRAVRLLVDAHVASEWPGRSVFPTLAEASAFFATGSLGYSPALSPGAFDGLELSCRTWSMTPLVVNRIESSIFADSNRFPTGSVEFDSALLMCNIPHEWRQRPVITNTPSLQGAAGTC
- a CDS encoding Gfo/Idh/MocA family oxidoreductase yields the protein MSALSPRCSGPSRRRFLQGATTAAAAVSIASLARPVHAGADETIKVALIGCGNRGTGAVVNALQTAGPVKLWAVADAFSDRVEQCLKAFRDGGTMIRTSVPQAIGERVDVATDRQFVGLNAYKQAIDAADVAILCGPPGFRPAHFEYAVERGKHVFMEKPVAADAPGVRRVLAAGKVAQEKGLKVGVGLQRHHEPKYLETIDRLRNGAIGDVLGLRCYWNGGTIKSPVTHDGLTEMEYQVRNWYFFHWLSGDHIVEQHVHNLDVCNWLLGATPVAAVGMGGRQMRTGKDFGDIFDHHSVEYTYPSGLKMFSFCRQITGCEPLVGEFAVGSRGTADVSGAKIQSSGEEWRYPRPRGNAKEASNQNPYQLEHDALFAAIRNNTPHNETESGAAATMTAILGRMATYTGRTVTWDEGFKSTKTLMPEQITGWDTMPLTLPSAEGYYKLPAPGLLRDV